Below is a window of Haloterrigena alkaliphila DNA.
GAGACGCAACGCCCGCAGTTCGACTCCATCGCGAAGTTCGCTCGCCGCCCGGCCGTCGCGAGGACGCAGGTGTCCTCGTCGAGCAGTTCGACGACGCCCTCCGTCCCGAGTCCCGCACCCTCGAGGGCGGGCGCCGACGGCGAGTGGGAGAGATCGGGGGTGAAGCCGCCGAACTGGCCGCCGACGCAGGCCATCTTGAACCGCCCCTCGAGGTCGACGGTCTCGCGGACGTCGGCGAGACTCCCGCCGGTCGGCAGTTCCACGGTCGCCGCCGCGTCGACGTCGCCCGTCACCGTGAACAGTCGGGTGCCGGGATCCGCGTCGTCGGCGTCGAACTCGTCGGGGGCGAGCAACGCGCGGCGGACCTGCGCCATCGTCCGCGGCGTGTGAACGACGGTCGGCCGTCCGTACAGCCCGTGTTCCGCGGGCGATGGCGGTCGAAGCCGCGCCTCGAGGCGGTCGTTGCCCTCCATGGCCTCGAGTGCCATCGTCGGCTCGCCGGCGATGTAGCGGTCCGGGCCGACGACGACCTCCGGACGCACCTCGCGATCGAGGCGCTCGTCGAGGGTCTCCTCGGCGTTCCGTGCGGCCTCGTGGATCCGCTCGCGGCCCCGGTCGTCGTTCTCGTTGCAGTAGACGACGACGTCGTCGGCACCGACCAGTTCGGCGACCGCCAGCGCCCCGTCGAGGACCTCGCCCGGCGCCGACTCGAGGAGGAGCCGGTCGGTTCCGTTGCGGTCGTCACTCTCGTTGGCGTTGACCACGACGACCGGGTCGCGACCCTCGTCCGCGTCCCCCGCGGCGGCCTCGTAGGCGATCCCCCACTCCTCGGTGACGGGGTCGTCGGCGCACCAATCGCCGCGTCCGCGGCCGAGCACCCCGATGTCGCGGACTCGCGACAGGGCCGTCTCGGGCTCGTCGCCGGCCAGTTCAGCCGCCGATTCGCCGGGGATCGACGCGGGTTCGGCCCAGCCACACCGGCCGAGGACGCGACGTCGACCGACCGCGAGCGGTCCGTCCTCGGGCGTCGGGAGCGACGACGGCGTCGGCTCGTGCTCGACGACCGCGATCGCGTCGTCGGTCGGGAGCTCCCCGCGCTCGAACGTCTCCACCAGCGACTCGAGTCGGCCCGTGACCGAGCCCGGGTAGAACGCCGTTCGGTCCTCGCGGGTGAACAGCACCAGCGGCTCGAGCGCCCTGATGCCTGTCGGCCCCGTCTCGGCGACGGGCGTGTCGGCGGCCGCCGAGCGGATCTCCTCGAGGGCGCGGCGCTTGCGCCGTCGGCTCCGCGAACCGCCGGCGACCCGGATCACCGTCTCTTCGTCGGTCGGATCGCTCCGTTCAGCCATTACGCCTTCGGACGGCACCCCGGCCCGAAAAGGCACGGCCTGAAAGGGTATGGAACGGTTCGCCGGCGTGTCGGGCGTCTGACGGGCGCCGGCGGGCGGTTCGGACGAAGAGCCGCCGCGATAGCTCGGGCCACGAACGCCGGGTTCCGGCGGACCCGTCGGCGATCAGAACGGCGGTTCTAGCTTCGGCGCCGCGGTGCGACGACGCCAGAGAATGAGTCCCGCGGCCGCGATCGCGATCGCGAGGAGCGTCAGGAACGCCGGCCGAACGCGTCGACCGCTTTCCGGTCGTGACTGGGGTTCTTCGGACGGTGTGGGATCACCGAACATGCGTCACGGTTCGCCGGCGCGACGGATAGGCTTTCGCACGGCACCGGTAACGCGGCGCGATCACGGCGGCGAGCCCGCCGCGTGCCGGTCCCGTCGCGGGACCCGTCGCCGATCAGTCGGTCGCCTGCTCGGACGGCCGGCGACTCGGACCGCCGCGGGCGTCGCGAACGGACTCGATCCGGAAGTAGAGGACGGCCACGGCAGCCAGTCCGACGACCAACGCTCCGGTGATGATGTAGAACGCCATCCGGTAGCTGTTCGTCCGCTCGACGATCTCCGAGACGAGCATCGGACCGGCGACGCCGGCGGCCCCCCACGCCGTCAGGGTGTAGCCGTGGATGGCGCTGAGTTCTTTCGTCCCGAACAGGTCGCCCAGGTACGCCGGCAGGCAAGCGAACCCGCCGCCGTAGGCGGTGATGATGAGGAACATCAGTCCCGAGAACAGCCAGAGGTGACTGATCTGGGGCATCAGGACGAACGCGACGATCTGGAGGCCGAAGAACGCCCCGTACGTGGTCGTCCGCCCGATGTAGTCGGAGGCGGTCGCCCAGAAGATTCGACCCCCGCCGTTGAAGACGCCGATGAGTCCGACGACCGACGCCGCGGTCGCCGCGTCGACGTTGGTGATCGCCTGAGTCATCGGCGACGCGACGGACAACAGCATGATCCCGGCCGAGACGTTGATGAACATGATCAGCCAGACGAGGTAAAACCGCGGCGTCCGCAGCGCCTCGCTGCCGGTGAGTTCCGCGAGGTCGGTGTTGATGGAGACGCCTTTCGCATTGTCCGCGGTGTCGATCTCGCTCTCGTCGATTCCCTCCGGGACCCAGTCGGTCGGCGGCTTCTTCAGGTAGCTCGCGCCGGCGACCATCAGGAGGAAGTAGCCGACCCCGAGCGCGTAGAACGTGACCGGAATGCTCACGGTCTCGATGATGTAGTTCGCGACCGGGCCGGTCACGAGCGCGCCGGCGCCGAAGCCCATGACGGCCATCCCGGTGGCCATCCCCCGGCGGTCGGGGAACCACTGGACGAGCGTCGAGATCGGGGTGATGTAGCCGATCCCGATGCCGATCCCGCTGATCACGCCGAACGTGAGGACGAAGCCGGCGTACGTCTCGAGCTGGACGCTGAGGCCGGCGCCGATGATACCGAGCCCGAAGGTCCCGGCGGCGATCAGTCCCGAGATCCGCGGTCCGCGGTTCTCGACGAACCCCCCGAGGAACGCCGCCGAGAGCGCGAGGAAGACGATCGCGACGGTGAACGCGAGGGACACGTCCGAGATCGCCCAGCCCAACTCGTCGCGTAACGGGTTCTGATACACACTGTACGCGTAAATCGATCCGATCGATAGGTGGATCGCGATCGCCGAGAGCGCGATCAACCAGCGATTTCTGTCGGCGTCGGTTCGGACCATCACTGCCGGGTATCTGACTGGAGAGTAAAGGTCCGTGGCCCGCGTTTGCACCGTCGGCGTCGCGTCCGACGGCGACTGCAGGTCTTCTCGAGTCTCGATCAGGGGGTATCTTTGTATCGTTTCGAACGGTGTCGCGGTGTCGATACCCGGTTTCCGGAGTCGAATGGAACGGGCTCCGGGTCGCGCAAGTAGAATTTAGATTGTCTGTTATCGCGCAGCGATTTTTCACCTCGTTCCGTCAACGTTTGGAGACCGTCGCAAAATGATGGGTGTTGCAGCCTCTCGGTCATCCATCGAACGATTTGACCTCTCAGGAGTATGGTGTCCCGAATCGAGGAGCTGAAATCTACCGGAAGACACAGTATTCTGTGTCTACATAGATTTCTGTATGCCCAGTATCACGGTCAACGTGGACGACGACCTCAAAGAGCGAATGGAAAACCACCCGGAGATCAACTGGAGTGAGGTCACACGACAGGCCATTCAGGAGAAGATCGAGGCGCTCGAAATGATGGACGAACTCACTAGCGAGAGCGAACTCACCGAGCACGACGTTCAGGAAATCGCCGACAAGATAAACGAACGTGGACGCAAGCGCGCCGAAGAAGAATCGAAGTAGGCTCGACGAATGAAGCTGGTCATCGACGCTAACGTCGTCATCTCCGCGCTCATCGCTGATTCGAAAACGCGGGAACTCATCGTTACACTTGAATCGGATCTTTTGACGCCCGCGTTCGTCCACGACGACGTCGAGAACTACGAAGACGTGATCGTGGAAGAATTCGGGATGAAACCGGATCGAGTGGCACAGTTCATCGACCTCCTGTTTCAGTACATCGAGGTTGTTCCTGTCGACGACTTCTATCCGGCTATCGAGAACGCGGACGCTGTGATCGGCGACACCGACCCCGACGATGTGCTCTATCTCGCGTGTGCGATCGCCAACGATGCGGCCATCTGGAGTGATGATTCCGATTTCGACGAACAGAATCTGGTCGAGAGGTACTCGACGAGCGACGTGATCGACTCCTTCGACACGTTCTAGCTCAGAGTGATCTCCTCTAGAGTGGCCATATCAACTGAACACTGATCACATGCCGTCTCTTTACTCTCTCGTCTTCGAGTTGAGGGCGTCAGCGAGTCCCTTGCTTCTACAATTCTATTAGCGATATTACCTCAAAATACTACTGTAGAGCAACAGCTTGTACTACATGACAGTCATAACCATTATCATAATAGGGTGACCAGTGAGAGCTATGGAAGCTCGGTTTAAACGGATACGGGACCTTTACGGGAAGTCGGGGTCGAAATTCGAAGTTCCTGAGTACCAGCGAGGGTATGAGTGGGAGCAGAAACACTTCGAGGACTTATGGTCAGACCTGAAGCGGGTTGGCGACAGGGTCAACATGCACTACCTCGGGAACATCATCATCCTACTTGAAGAGGACGAGGATACGAAGCGCTTCAGTATCGTTGACGGCCAGCAGCGGATGGTAACCATATCCACTCTAATGATGGCGATTCGAGACCGCCAGGATATGGGCAACGCCGATGATAAAATCATCGAGGACATTCTGAATACGTATCCCACAGGGGGTGCGGAGCGGAAACTGCATCTCTACAACGACGACCAGGACGCTCGATTCGAAGCACTCTGGCAAGGGGAGACAGATGATGTTGATGGCACTATCGGCGACGCGTACAATTTCTTCTCGCGGAAACTGATAAGCTGCGACGAGGATGAGGTCGAGGAACTCAAGACAAACTTGGTAAACAAGATGCGAGTGGTCGAGACCACGTCTGAGGACACGAGTCTCGCCTACATGGTCTTCCAGTCCCAGAACGAGCGAGGGAAGGACGTCGAACCTCAGATTCTCGCGAAAGCACGTATCTTCGGCGAAGCAGAGAAGTTCGATGACATCGCGAAACAGCGCGAGGTGAAAGGGCGCTGGAAGAAAATATATCAGCAGCTTGAAAGCGAACTGGGCAGTCCGAGATTCCGCGATGAATTCCGTGTTCGCCGACCGATGTCACAGATTCTGGTGAATTCGGATACGGCCACGCCGACACAGATAGACAAATCCGCTCTGTATCGCAACTTCGACGAGACCTTGCAGAACCATGATGATGTCCACGAATTCGTCAAGTGGTTCGACGGGCAGACCGATGAATACCTGAAACTGAGTAGCTCAGGCTACGATGTTAACGGTGGAGATTTTCCGAACGATGCGAAACGCCACCTCCAGTACTTTAACTCTATCTCTACTCATGCGGAAGTGCTCACGCTCGCTATCCTGAACAACACGGATAACGAAAAGCTCCTGAAAGAGTACTTCAGACTCGCCTCTATCATCGGCATGCGATCGGAATTAGCGGGCCGTCGCTCCGAGGACAAGCGCAAGACCATTTACAGAACTGCGAAGGCAGTCCGTGGGAGTGATGATATCCGAAGCACGCTTGTCGACTCAATCAACGATAGAACGCCCGAGGATTCCGAAATTATCGAATATCTAAAGGCAAACGACATGACCATTCGCGGTCAATGGGGCTTCCGAACTGCACTTATCCTCTCCAGCATTGAAGAAGAGCGTCGTGGCCCGTGGCGTATCGACTTCGACGACCTCCACATCGAACACGTTGCACCGCGTCGAACCTTCGAGAGTTCGGATTACACGACTTGGCAGCACGACCTCGATATCGAGAAAAGCGAGTTTGAGGACTACAAGAACAGGCTCGGGAACCTCACGCTCCTCTCACCGACCGACCACGGACGACTGGATGAATCGTCCTTCGAAAAGAAACGGAGAACGTACAGAAAGTCTGACATCAAGATTACCGAAGAGCTGAGTGATTACGACGAGTGGACGAGCGAGAAAATCAAAGACCGTACTGAGAACCTTGCGAAGGAACTGACCAACCGCTGGTCAGTCTAACTAACCACCTACGACCGAAGAATCGTCGCTGAAATCTCTATCCCCTCTACAACGCGCATAGCTGCTTCCTCTAACGGAAACCATCCACACAAGGTACTTCCACGAGAACAACGAGCGCTTCTAGTGCAGACACGGCCCACCATTTGAACCGTGTAACGAGCGTGTTTTCATGTCACCATATGTCAAACGTTTCAGATAGTTTCTCGAGAGTGAATCCGCGCTCAGCGAAACCCTCTATGGAGGGACCCTGCACTGAGAGATTCTCCACACGGTTTCCTGCTACCAGTGGGTGATCTAAATATTTCAGTTAGAAGATAGTATTTTGCGCAGTGGAATTAACTGCGATGCGTACTCGTGGAGCTGTCAAACCCGTCGCATAATGAGTATAGAGTCCGCACGTCGTGACGTAGGGCCGAATTCCGAGACGAGAGTTGCTGGCGCGGCTACTGTTCTTGGCTCGGGAATGGTTATTATTTCTGGAGAAGGTTGCAGGATTTGAACTACGCCAGCGGCTCACTTCGCTCGCCGCTGTCTCCTTCAAATCCTTCGCGGTCCCGTTTCTGTCGCTCACGAGTTTGTTCGCGATAGAAACATGGGCGCTGCAGGCTTGCTTTCGACCGACGAAAGCATCGACCTCTCACGGTTTCCACCGTATGAGGCGCATCCTGTAAAAGGTTCCTGATAGGTTCTGGATCGCCACCACGAACCATGAGTCTGGAACCAATCGAACCCGACACCGCGTTGGAACTCTACCTCGCGGACAAGGACAACGAACTCGCCGAAGCATCGCTTGAAGCTCACGAGTACCGACTCGGCCACTTCGTCCGCTGGTGCGACCACCAGGACATCGAGAACCTCAACAATCTCAGCGGACGGCAGCTCCAGCGCTACCGCGTCTGGAGGCGAGATGAGGGCGACCTCTCGCCGGTCTCGGAGAAAACCCAGATGGATACGCTACGAGTGTTCATCCGGTGGCTCGAAACTGTTGATGGCGTTGAGCAGGATCTCAGCCAGAAGGTCCTTTCACCGGACATCACACCCGAGCAGAACTCTCGCGACGTGATGCTCGATACTGATCGCGCCGCTAAAGTTCTGGCCCACCTTGAGAAGTACCACTACGCGTCTATCGAGCACGTCACGATCGCGCTCATGTGGCATACGATGATGCGTGTTGGGGCGGTCCACGCTCTCGACCTGAAAGACTATCATCCCAGCGAGCAGTATGTCGAAGTTCGCCACCGTCCCGAAGCCGGGACACCAATCAAGAATCAAGGCGATGGCGAACGGCTGGTTGCCCTCTCCAACGACCTCTGCAAACTGCTCGACGACTGGATTGATAATCAGCGTCGCAACATGACTGACGATAACGACCGAAGTCCACTGTTGACGACTGCTCAGGGGCGACCGTGCAAGACGACGCTCAGAGCATACGTCTACCGCTGGACGCAGCCCTGCCGATACGATGGGGAATGTCCGCATGATCGTGATCCTGACGAATGTGAAGCTACTGATCGCGATCACCTCTCAAAATGCCCGTCATCGGTCAGTCCGCACGCGATTCGTCGTGGGAGCATTACACACAGTCTAAACAGCGATATGCCAGATAAAGTCGTGAGCGATCGAGCTAATGTAAGTCAGGAGGTCATCGATACGCACTATGACCGTAGAACTGAACGAGAACGGATGGAACAACGACGTGATTACTTAGACGATCTATAGAGAAGTTCTACGGTTATCGCACAGAACTACGACCGGTGCATAGAGAAAGCGTTCATTGGCCGGTCGTACGAGACATAATAACTTATCTT
It encodes the following:
- a CDS encoding NADH-ubiquinone oxidoreductase-F iron-sulfur binding region domain-containing protein — its product is MAERSDPTDEETVIRVAGGSRSRRRKRRALEEIRSAAADTPVAETGPTGIRALEPLVLFTREDRTAFYPGSVTGRLESLVETFERGELPTDDAIAVVEHEPTPSSLPTPEDGPLAVGRRRVLGRCGWAEPASIPGESAAELAGDEPETALSRVRDIGVLGRGRGDWCADDPVTEEWGIAYEAAAGDADEGRDPVVVVNANESDDRNGTDRLLLESAPGEVLDGALAVAELVGADDVVVYCNENDDRGRERIHEAARNAEETLDERLDREVRPEVVVGPDRYIAGEPTMALEAMEGNDRLEARLRPPSPAEHGLYGRPTVVHTPRTMAQVRRALLAPDEFDADDADPGTRLFTVTGDVDAAATVELPTGGSLADVRETVDLEGRFKMACVGGQFGGFTPDLSHSPSAPALEGAGLGTEGVVELLDEDTCVLATAGRRANFAMESNCGRCVSCREGSQQLTNMLREIYDGRFRDAKIRELTRVMGKTSICHFGRTAIRPAVTGMREFEREVAAHAEGRCPSGECEAALTQTAGHRGGER
- a CDS encoding L-lactate MFS transporter; its protein translation is MVRTDADRNRWLIALSAIAIHLSIGSIYAYSVYQNPLRDELGWAISDVSLAFTVAIVFLALSAAFLGGFVENRGPRISGLIAAGTFGLGIIGAGLSVQLETYAGFVLTFGVISGIGIGIGYITPISTLVQWFPDRRGMATGMAVMGFGAGALVTGPVANYIIETVSIPVTFYALGVGYFLLMVAGASYLKKPPTDWVPEGIDESEIDTADNAKGVSINTDLAELTGSEALRTPRFYLVWLIMFINVSAGIMLLSVASPMTQAITNVDAATAASVVGLIGVFNGGGRIFWATASDYIGRTTTYGAFFGLQIVAFVLMPQISHLWLFSGLMFLIITAYGGGFACLPAYLGDLFGTKELSAIHGYTLTAWGAAGVAGPMLVSEIVERTNSYRMAFYIITGALVVGLAAVAVLYFRIESVRDARGGPSRRPSEQATD
- a CDS encoding PIN domain-containing protein; the protein is MKLVIDANVVISALIADSKTRELIVTLESDLLTPAFVHDDVENYEDVIVEEFGMKPDRVAQFIDLLFQYIEVVPVDDFYPAIENADAVIGDTDPDDVLYLACAIANDAAIWSDDSDFDEQNLVERYSTSDVIDSFDTF
- a CDS encoding DUF262 domain-containing protein, producing MEARFKRIRDLYGKSGSKFEVPEYQRGYEWEQKHFEDLWSDLKRVGDRVNMHYLGNIIILLEEDEDTKRFSIVDGQQRMVTISTLMMAIRDRQDMGNADDKIIEDILNTYPTGGAERKLHLYNDDQDARFEALWQGETDDVDGTIGDAYNFFSRKLISCDEDEVEELKTNLVNKMRVVETTSEDTSLAYMVFQSQNERGKDVEPQILAKARIFGEAEKFDDIAKQREVKGRWKKIYQQLESELGSPRFRDEFRVRRPMSQILVNSDTATPTQIDKSALYRNFDETLQNHDDVHEFVKWFDGQTDEYLKLSSSGYDVNGGDFPNDAKRHLQYFNSISTHAEVLTLAILNNTDNEKLLKEYFRLASIIGMRSELAGRRSEDKRKTIYRTAKAVRGSDDIRSTLVDSINDRTPEDSEIIEYLKANDMTIRGQWGFRTALILSSIEEERRGPWRIDFDDLHIEHVAPRRTFESSDYTTWQHDLDIEKSEFEDYKNRLGNLTLLSPTDHGRLDESSFEKKRRTYRKSDIKITEELSDYDEWTSEKIKDRTENLAKELTNRWSV
- a CDS encoding tyrosine-type recombinase/integrase, whose protein sequence is MSLEPIEPDTALELYLADKDNELAEASLEAHEYRLGHFVRWCDHQDIENLNNLSGRQLQRYRVWRRDEGDLSPVSEKTQMDTLRVFIRWLETVDGVEQDLSQKVLSPDITPEQNSRDVMLDTDRAAKVLAHLEKYHYASIEHVTIALMWHTMMRVGAVHALDLKDYHPSEQYVEVRHRPEAGTPIKNQGDGERLVALSNDLCKLLDDWIDNQRRNMTDDNDRSPLLTTAQGRPCKTTLRAYVYRWTQPCRYDGECPHDRDPDECEATDRDHLSKCPSSVSPHAIRRGSITHSLNSDMPDKVVSDRANVSQEVIDTHYDRRTERERMEQRRDYLDDL